GATAACATCTATCGGCGATTTTCAAATGTCTGAGAACCAGTAATTAAGTTTCTCTTAATTAATGCCAGTCTAGTTTATCGATTTAAAGAGAAAAAAATGTAGTTTGAAAATGCAAATCCCATGTATATTAAAAAGAAACATTACAAACATTTTAACTATAATACTTTCAAAGTTTTGAAAGAAATATGTTGGTCCACTAGACATATATTATATAATTCTCCTTAAACTAGCTATGAAATTAATTAACTATCTACAATTATTGTTTTTCTTTCTTTCATTAAATAAAAGCTACGGAATTACCAAAAATGAATAAAATATATATTTGAAAACTAATAATTTTAATAATAAAGATTTGACAATAATTTACATATCTTCATTATTTTTAATTTTATATTATTAAAATAAATTAAACAATCATATTAACAATATAAAATTAGATTTTTCGTATACGTTATATTTTGAATTTTTAAAAATGATTATAAATAACGAAAAAATTGTTAAAAGTCTTACACTGAAAATTTTATGTTCTATAATTTAAATTTTTTGTTATAATAAAATACAAATGATCATAAAACCATATGAGTAAAAATTACATTTAATAGATATTCAGATTAATATATAATTTATTTTGCGCATGTGCGCGGATAATCACCTAGTTAGTAGTTAAAATGGATTAATATCAGTTGACAACGAAAAGATTACTATATACATTCTGGATAGACTTAGACTCTAACCAAAACATGACTGGATCGCTCGAATCACCTTACACAGGGCGAGGCAGGTTGGTTCGGTCCTGTCGGTCAAATTCCATGATTAATTTTCATTAGGTTCACGTAACTAAGTAATTTATTTGCTAAGAACTCACTAATCAGACATTCTCCTGCAGCCATTTAAGTACTGATTAGATTTCATGTTTGTAATGGCTTGTTTTACATCAGCTAATTTTTAAATTTTAAAAACTTGAAAATTTAAGTAATCAAGTCAGACGTTAATAGTTCCTTCGAGCATCCGATAAAATTAGAACGATAAGAAAATATTAGCATGACCATTGCGCAAATATGACATATACAAATCAAAAATAGTCTAATTTTTTAACTTTTACAAAAAAAAAAAAGTCAGGCGTTAATATGTGTTCATAAAACTGAAACTTTGAATTCAATAATCTCCAATCAGAGAACTAGAAAACTCCAAAAATGTTGGGATAACAACATAAACCGGAAAGTGTGAAACTTGTGAGCCTTATATTTGGCGGAGTGACGAACGCCGTTGAAAATGGTGGCCGGTGGCTTTTGAGTTTTGAAAACATCAACTTCATCACGTGTTACATCGTATCAAATAACATATCCCATCAGATTTAGTTAGCCTACGTAACTATTCAACTAAAATAGTCTAATAGTACTAAATTGATTAAATTATTCACTAAGTACATAAAGTGTAACTAAACTCAACTTGATTCATTAGATATTATTCTGATTACTGCATACTGGTTAAACAGTCTTGGTACTCTCGTTAATGACTAATCCCTTTCTTTTCAAGTCAAATTTTCTTCTTAGCTTCTTTTCTTTTCTTTGAGTTATTTTTTTATTGGATCTTCGACTTTGGTTTGGCCTCCTTGCAGATTAAAAACCTTTCACATTTTGGAATAACAATTGTTTGGTAATATTTATCTTTGTACGAATGATAATTTCACTTTTCATCTTTCAGGCTGATGTCTAAATTTCCTCTTTTGACTGGGTACTTAATTCATTTTTCCATGTACAATTGGAAACTGCCAAGAACCTTCTTTCATAAGTTAGTACATGACTTTTAGAACGTTTGATTTTTATTTCTCATTTCATTTTCCCCTATTTACCATATAAATGAAATTTCATAGAGAACATGTTGTTTGAAAATTCTAACCAAGTCATGCCTATGCATGCATGCGGTAGTGTGTCACTTTAGACTTCTATTCAAAAGAAAGAAAAACAAGCCCAAAAGACAAATAGCGATGATTACACTAATTCATCACCTTTTATCAACATTCTAAAATAGGAACCCTCTCTTTCTCTATCTATTGACTATATATAGATACTACTTCATGCTTTCATAACAACCTTAAGCCTTCATTTTTTTTTTTGAATTCATTTCTCTCCTTTTCTCTGTCTCTCTGAATCTAATAGATTATTTTCTCCACATAGATCAAAGCTTTTCATGGCCGTTCGTATATTGACCGTCTGGCTTTTCATAGTCTTCGCCATCATCGTCGTGGTCTCGCCGTTGCCAGTTTCTTCAAGAAAGCTGTTGGAGATGAAGAAACAAGAGAACTTGACCGTGAGAGAGGAAGAGAAGAATCACATGCCTCACGTGACCAAAACCACAACCCTAACTGCTCTGCCAAAGGGAAAAATCCAAAACTCGACGCCGAGCAAAAAGGGTTACGCCGTCATCTCCAACGTAAAGCACCGATCTCGACATCTCTCCACCGTTTACCGGCTTCTTCAGTCCGTTCCCAGTCCCGGCGTTGGCCATTGATAGTCTCCGTTAGACTCCTACTTCATTTTTGTTTTAATTTTTTTTTTGGTCAAGTTAGTACATTCTTTAATATACCATGGTAGTATTACTACTCGTGTGCTTTACCCTTGGGTAGTCTAAGGAAACCACTGACCAGTAATATACGGTTATGGCACATGTGTTCTGGGATTTGAAAAATAAGTTACTTAATTTAGCAAAAAAGTTGTTATAATTTTTATATATCGATCATTTGAACCTTGGTGTAAAAGAATAGCTACGTAAAAGCAAATCTCAAACAAACAATTAAATTAATAAAATAAATAACCATAATAAAAAAAATGTACATTTAAAAGTTATAGTGTTCTACGTAGCTATACCAAAGTTCCACAGATGTGTGTTAACAAAGTAGAAATTGCCGGTTTAGTAACAGTGTTACATCTTATGTTGTTGTTGTGATGGCAACAAAGAATTGGAAATCTATTATATTAACTCTAACTCATGGAATTATTGATGTCACTTTGGACTGCAACGTAGAATCACTACGAGAAAACAGCGGTATTCTGACGGATATTCCGACGGAAAATGAAATCCTCGGAATATCCCGAGGAATTTCCGAGGATATTCCGACGAAACACAAAATTTGGTTTCCTCGGAATTTCCTTGGAATATACCGACGGAATTCCGAGGAAATATCAATCCGTCGGAATATTCTTATGAAATACCGAGGAAAAATGTATTCCTCAGAAAAAACCGATGAATTCCGAGGATATATTATAGCCGTTGGAGAGCCGTTGGGGGATTTTAAAAATTCCGAGGAAATTTCGACGAACTAGCCGTTGGCGTCGGAAATCCGTCGGAATTTCCTCGGTCTGTCGACACGATTTCAACTATAAATACAAGCACCCCTCTTCCTCTTCATTCACTCCATATCTTCATCCTCCCTCTCACTCTCTTTACACACGAATTTGATTCATAAAAAACATGTCTTCTTCAAATTATTTTTGTTCTTGGATCGATCGACCTCATTTGGATCCGAACACGAGATTGCTTACGGAAGAATACCAATTGCGTATGAGAGAAGAAATGTCTACCTTGGATTATGTACTGATGGTTTCAGCCCGTTTGGCAAGAGTGGAAGGCAGTATTCTCTATGGCCAGTCATTCTTACACCATTCAACCTACCCCCAAACTTGTGCTTGTGACGAGAGTTTCTGTTTTTCTCGATTCTCATTCCTGGACCAGAGCATCCTAAGAGATCACTTGATGTGTTTCTTCAGCCACTAATATATGAGTTGCAACAACTATGGGCTCAAGGTGCTGAAACATACGATGTTTCGTGTAAAGAAAACTTTCAAATGCGGGCAGTACTAATGTGGACAATAAGTGATTTTCCAGCATATGGTATGTTATCTGGATGGAAAACGCATGGAAGGCTATCATGTCCATATTGTCAAGATAACACTAATGTTTTCCAACTAAAACACGGAAGGAAAACGTATTGGTTTGACTGTCACAGGAGATTCCTACCACCTGATCATCCATATCGTAGGAGTAGGAATTTGTTTACAAAGAACAAGAGGGTGTTTGACAGTCCACCTCCGAAAATTTGTGGGAAAGATTTGAAGACACAACTAAGAGATTTTGGTGCAGAAAGGACGCCAGAAGTCGGTGGACATGAGCGTTTTCCGGTAGATGCTGTTGGAGAACTACATAACTGGCACAAAAAAAGTATTTTCTAGGATCTGCCATACTGGGAGGATCATCTGCTAAGGCATAATTTAGATGTCATGCATATTGAGAAGAACTTTTTTGACAATCTCATGAACACGATCCTTAATGTTCAAGGTAAAACAAAGGATAATTTGAAGTCAAGACTGGATTTAGTCGATATATGTGCTCGTTCAGAACTTCATGTTGATGAAAATGGTAGGGCTCCTTTTCCCATATACCGACTTGATGCAGAGGGAAAAGATGCGTTCTTTGATTGAATTTCAAACGATGTGGAATTTCCAGACGGTTACGCATCAAATTTGCGTAACTGTATCGACAGAAAGGAAGGAAAGTTTACTGGCTTGAAAAGCCACGATTGCCATGTAATGATGCAGCGCCTCCTTCCGTTCGCCTTCAAGGAACTATTACCACGAAATGTTCATGAAGCAATTGCAGGGATAAGTGGTTTCTCCCGCGATTTATGCACGAGATCAGTGACTCTTGAAGGTATTGAAAATTTGAAAACTAACATAGCTGTGATTCAGTGCAACCTTGAGAAGATATTTCCTCCCTCATTTTTTGATGTTATGGAGCATCTTGTTATTCACCTGGCAAGAGAATTGGAACTTGGTGGTCCTGTGCAGTATAGATGGATGTATCTGTATGAGCGGTATATGTTCCATTTGAAGAAGATGGTGAAAAATTTAAGTAGGGTGGAAGGTTCTATAGTCGCACAGATGATCAATGAAGAAACTTCAAACTTTGCCGAGTACTACTTTCCAGCAGAAGTTCAGACCAAAAACAGAAGACCTGCTCGGCATGATGATAGAGGCGAACGGGCAACATATCATGTTACGGTTCCAGACATTTTCACAGACGTTGGACGACTTAGCGGAAAACCAAAGGACCGTCGACTTACTGAGCAGGAGCGCAGTAATTTGCAAACATATTTGCTCACCAACTGCGAAGACGTTCTTCAATATGAGAGGTAAATAAATGAGCTTACAAATTTTTATTTTAACAAGTTGAAATTTAAATCTTAATTAATTACATTATTGTCATCATATACAGGATTTTCATGGCAGAAAAGCGGTTCGAGTATAGATACGCCACAGAGGACGAACTAGAAGAAATGAAGCAGAGAGAATTTACTGGATGGATGTTTACTTATGTGAGTGCTTTAAACAAATTAAAATATATTTTATCACATATTTATACTAATTCACATTTATTGATATAACATATATATATATGTGCTATTAATAGGTGTCTGCTGGTTTGGCCAGAGGTGAAACATTTGACGATTGGATACGTGAGATGGTCGTTGGACCAAACTTTGTTGTGAAGTCATATCCGAGATTTTGTACTCGAGGATATGCATTCACAACTCAGAAGAGGAGACGTTCGAGTACGACTTATGATGATGGCGTTTGTTCTGCATCAGGAGATGATGTATACTACGGACACATACATGAGATTTTGGAAATCAAGTATTTGGGCATGGTTGGATTGCGCTGTACTGTTTTCTATTGTGATTGGCACGACAACACCCCAGATCGAGGTGTGAGAACAGATGCATTTGGTGTTACATCAGTAAATTCGAGGCGAAAGCTGCAATATTATGATCCTTTCATTCTTGCTTCCCAGGCCGATCAGGTAATTAAATGTTAATTATTCAGAATGATTCATCATCATGTGTATTAATTTATAATTTTTCTAAATGTTACAGGTTTGTTATATCAAGTACCCCCGGGTAAGGAACAGAGATGATCCATGGGTTACTGTTACAAGACTCAACCCGAGAGGCCGAGTTCAGGGAAGTTCTGAGCTGGAAGACCCACTACAACCAAGCACATCCGGCAACTGTAGTGCAGCAGAAAATTTAGCTGGAGTTGGCCTTGTAGTCGATTTAACCGACTTTGGAGAGGAAGCCGTCGTTCACGTAGAGGATGAACCAGTAATTGGAGAGTTTCACCAAGATCCAGATTCAGATTCATCTAGTGATGATGACTCGGAAACAGAATATCATTGATTTTTTTTATTTTTTTTAAAGAAATACCGAGGAAATTCCGAGGAACACTTGATATAACCTCTTTCCTCGAATAATAGTTATTTGGTTTATCTAGCAAGGCAAAGCTGAATACGAATTAAAAACTACTCAGAACACAACCAAATAAAACGAAGAAACCATGTAAAAGAAATACAAACTCATAATTAAGAAACCCAAAAAAAAACTCAGTTCAAAATTAACAGAAAATAAGACCATAAAACGTTAGAATAGAAAAGAAAATAAAATAGCCGGTGATAGCTCCTACTCCTCGTCTCCTGCTCCAGATGTTCCGCATCATTGGGTCTCTTGGACCTCTTTCTTACCCTGTGTGTACCACTCGAACCCGAACCAGAGCTGGATGGAGAGTTGTCCCGATGAACTACATCATCCTTTTGGCAACGACACGGCCTGATACGTGAAATGGCAGCCCAGATCTTGTGTAGCATGTCGTTGTTTGTCTTTATGCTCTGATCTCTCCAATGTTGTTGCTGGCGCGAAGTGGCGTTCGGTGGAAGCTCTTGCAGCTTGTACTGGCTGGAGTCTGATGGGAGTAGCTGATGGGGTTGTGAATCATCTGGAATGGCTTGTGCAGCCTCATCTTCTCCTTCTTCATCAACCACGCCCTTGCCTTTGGTCTGATATTTTGTAATTACCGAGGGTATCCCGAGGAAACATGGTTCCTCGGAATATTTTCATTTAACCGGGTAAACCAAGCCGCCAAATATTTCGCGAAAATTGAATTAATGATTTCCGATGAAATTCCGACGGAAATATATAATTATTCCGAGGAAATTCCGACGGACATTTTCCGTCGCCTCATTTTATTAGGTCAAACCAGATCTTCTTCCCCATTTCTCTCTTCCTCTCCGCCGAAGCTCTCCTCTCCCTCACGATTTCCGCCGAACTCTCTCTTCCCTCTCGCGATTTCCGCCCTAATCCTCCTCAATTTCAGTCACTGATCATGTATCCTATCCCACTCTCTTAGGTTAGATTTGTTAGGTTTTTAAGTAGATTTGATGATTTTGGAATGATATTTATAGATTTTTGTTAGGGTGAATGGTAGGATTGTNNNNNNNNNNNNNNNNNNNNNNNNNNNNNNNNNNNNNNNNNNNNNNNNNNNNNNNNNNNNNNNNNNNNNNNNNNNNNNNNNNNNNNNNNNNNNNNNNNNNNNNNNNNNNNNNNNNNNNNNNNNNNNNNNNNNNNNNNNNNNNNNNNNNNNNNNNNNNNNNNNNNNNNNNNNNNNNNNNNNNNNNNNNNNNNNNNNNNNNNNNNNNNNNNNNNNNNNNNNNNNNNNNNNNNNNNNNNNNNNNNNNNNNNNNNNNNNNNNNNNNNNNNNNNNNNNNNNNNNNNNNNNNNNNNNNNNNNNNNNNNNNNNNNNNNNNNNNNNNNNNNNNNNNNNNNNNNNNNNNNNNNNNNNNNNNNNNNNNNNNNNNNNNNNNNNNNNNNNNNNNNNNNNNNNNNNNNNNNNNNNNNNNNNNNNNNNNNNNNNNNNNNNNNNNNNNNNNNNNNNNNNNNNNNNNNNNNNNNNNNNNNNNNNNNNNNNNNNNNNNNNNNNNNNNNNNNNNNNNNNNNNNNNNNNNNNNNNNNNNNNNNNNNNNNNNNNNNNNNNNNNNNNNNNNNNNNNNNNNNNNNNNNNNNNNNNNNNNNNNNNNNNNNNNNNNNNNNNNNNNNNNNNNNNNNNNNNNNNNNNNNNNNNNNNNNNNNNNNNNNNNNNNNNNNNNNNNNNNNNNNNNNNNNNNNNNNNNNNNNNNNNNNNNNNNNNNNNNNNNNNNNNNNNNNNNNNNNNNNNNNNNNNNNNNNNNNNNNNNNNNNNNNNNNNNNNNNNNNNNNNNNNNNNNNNNNNNNNNNNNNNNNNNNNNNNNNNNNNNNNNNNNNNNNNNNNNNNNNNNNNNNNNNNNNNNNNNNNNNNNNNNNNNNNNNNNNNNNNNNNNNNNNNNNNNNNNNNNNNNNNNNNNNNNNNNNNNNNNNNNNNNNNNNNNNNNNNNNNNNNNNNNNNNNNNNNNNNNNNNNNNNNNNNNNNNNNNNNNNNNNNNNNNNNNNNNNNNNNNNNNNNNNNNNNNNNNNNNNNNNNNNNNNNNNNNNNNNNNNNNNNNNNNNNNNNNNNNNNNNNNNNNNNNNNNNNNNNNNNNNNNNNNNNNNNNNNNNNNNNNNNNNNNNNNNNNNNNNNNNNNNNNNNNNNNNNNNNNNNNNNNNNNNNNNNNNNNNNNNNNNNNNNNNNNNNNNNNNNNNNNNNNNNNNNNNNNNNNNNNNNNNNNNNNNNNNNNNNNNNNNNNNNNNNNNNNNNNNNNNNNNNNNNNNNNNNNNNNNNNNNNNNNNNNNNNNNNNNNNNNNNNNNNNNNNNNNNNNNNNNNNNNNNNNNNNNNNNNNNNNNNNNNNNNNNNNNNNNNNNNNNNNNNNAGGGACGTTTGGTCGGTTTGGGTCGTCGCCCCCGGTAGGTTCCTCCTTCTTCTGCACCACCGCCCTTTGTTGACCCAGAAGTACTTACGGCTCAGTTGAAGGACAAGGATGATCGCATATCTTTGTTGGAGACCTAGATGGCGGCTCAACAGGCGGGCTATGAGGCACAGAGGAGGCTGAACCAGCAAATGATGGAGATGATGCAGAGGATGTACCCTAACGAGGTGCTCTCGAACGTGCAAGACCCGTAGTTTTTTTTTTTTCAAAAACTCAGAATGTTTTATTTTTATTTGTACAACTTTGAATATTATCTAATATGTTTTCAATTTTAATTTTAATTTTATATTTTCGAATTTAAATTTCAAAAATTTTATTTTTGTAAAAAAAATTATTTTTTTTTGAAATTCCGAGGAAATGAACCCTCAGAAATTTCCGACGAACATTTCTTCGGAATAAGTCGTCGGAATATACTGAGGAACTCCTTCCTCGGAATTTTTCGAGGGCTCCGTTCCTCGAAAATTCCCGATGAAAATTCCGAGGAACATTTCGTCAGAATTTCCGAGGATTGGACCATCGGAAAGTCCATCGAAATATCCCAAGGAATTTCTCCCTCGGTATATTCCGAAGACCTTTCCGACGAACTGGTGGTCCTCGGAGTTTCCTCGAAAATTCATTTTTTCGGAATTCCGAGGAAATTTCCGAGGGATTTCCGAGGAAAAATGAATTTCTGAGGAGTTATTTCCGAGGACTTGTTTCGTCGGTATGTCGTCGGAATAACGTTATTCCGACGATATACCGACGATTTTTTCCCTCGGTATGTCGCTGTTTTCTTGTAGAGAATTGATTGAATGGGGCGTGTTTTTGAAGGAAATCATGCTTGGTAGTTGGTGGTATTACAACTCTTGGGCTGAAATACACATTAGTGGTCGTCTTACAACCAACCGACATATGAATGAACAGTGCTTTACATTTTCTTTACGTCAAGAGCATGATTATCCCATAAAACCCACATGAAACCCACTTGGATTTCTTAATGATAATTTAATTATATAAATGTACTTAGATGGACTTAAAAACTCTAGTTAAGAAACTTTCATTTCGAGTGGTCCAATGGAAGTTTCTTAATTAAGGATTTAAAAAAAAAAAAAATTAAAGATAAAATTTATTTATTAAATAAAATAACATTTAAAACATATTAGTTAAAAAAACATAAAAATAAAGACTAGTACAATAATCAAGAATAATTTGAAAAAATATCTGAACTCAGTTGTTGTCTTCATCACGTCCAAATTTACGCCATATATGTTCAATTAAATTAGCTTTCAGCTGTTGATGCATTTGTCTATCACGAATTCTAATTAGAACACCCATCATATTGGCGATATTTATATGGATATCTGTAGAAGAGGAAAAAAATAATAGATTAAATGAGATTAAAAAAATAGATTAAATGGGAAAAAAAACAACAAACTTTTTTTTGCTAGGAAAAAATAACAACAACAAGCTGAAACGTGGTTTAAAACGACGCTTAACAGCATCATTATCGGGCTCCCTTAAGTGGATTGCTTAAATTAATTGTGATTAAAATAAATAAAAATTACCTATTTATCTAAAAGACGTCGCTTAATTAGGAGGAGGAAGAGACGTGGCTTAGTGGACACACGTCACACCTGGAAGTCTCCTACTCGCTCTCATCTCTATCTCTCTCCCGGCTTGGTTTGGTGAAATCTGTGGGTTTCGAATTCAAATCGTCGTGATTGATCGTCGAGGACGAATCAGTAGGCGATTCCGTTAGCGATGTTGGGGTGAGCGATAGCGTTACACGGAGGCGCCGGAGCCATTCCGATCAATCTCCCTGACGAGCGACGTATCCCTCGCGAGGCCGCCCTCCGTCACTGCCTCGATCTCGGCGTTTCCGCCCTCAAATCCGGCAAACATCCACTTGACGTCACCGAACTCGTCGTACGCCTCTCTCTCTCTCTCAGTTGGATCGTTTTGTGATTCGGTTATCATATAGTTTTGTAGCTATCGATGAGGAAACTGATTACTAGGAGACGAAATAGATAGTCAACGGTTTTAGTTTCTGAATTATCGTGTACACTGCTTAATCTGAATCTAAAACTATCTATGAAAGCTATAATTGAGATACGTCAAGCTTGATAATATTGAGTTACTGTATGAATGATTGATCAGAGATCACTCTATTGATGAGTCTTTATTATAGAGCTGTCTTCTCTTGGTTAAGTTTCCTCTGTTGTTGTTGTTAAGGTTCGTGAACTTGAGAAC
The DNA window shown above is from Brassica oleracea var. oleracea cultivar TO1000 chromosome C3, BOL, whole genome shotgun sequence and carries:
- the LOC106333932 gene encoding uncharacterized protein LOC106333932 — encoded protein: MAVRILTVWLFIVFAIIVVVSPLPVSSRKLLEMKKQENLTVREEEKNHMPHVTKTTTLTALPKGKIQNSTPSKKGYAVISNVKHRSRHLSTVYRLLQSVPSPGVGH